One window of Hypomesus transpacificus isolate Combined female unplaced genomic scaffold, fHypTra1 scaffold_30, whole genome shotgun sequence genomic DNA carries:
- the LOC124463597 gene encoding uncharacterized protein LOC124463597, with protein sequence MTAARISSCCEYRYAPGFQQGRGSCFRLTWLSGGMPCYRCTSVRNKSSSCQQLNHGAKENFRELPLDQTLSNAGDVGSCPSSPLFIPVKPEKAARPRRKQRKEDGSSRSTDSQASAAVRHNRKPKRHRGPSGQRDDSKESGDRGPGSHRSGEPSESEGPAPSVQKLQSPQKKTKKAKNPQKDHQESNNPVTVSDSLQDEEALSKQNGKKERDLGSNEKSRSGERRRDFYEECVEMSAGLDLSPNKQTRFKANILERRRLQKRLTSGPNATSSDVEPSGASDSPPEPDTHPEAQATEDKPGDVPEQDLQTQLNAMMTVLNGSDEVEQLVLRNTGLTDELLQSLALGLKTSPSEVTLLNLNLNHVGPYGSLVLLDLLRAKPQVRALLLFGNQLGDSGVLTLLSGLAELQTQEMIQPDQNVTSHPEFSSLLASGVSVYNFVLLELDLGGNGLSSDGLKVLASYMRHYSQLQYLGLAQTRAGDLEAWAELFQSIKGNTSLCHIILDESDLGDVGVRLFADMLMVNWNVRRVDLDCNGISDVGGGDLLTALLCRGQAALHHLSLERNQVSEGLMSLIQQEVRCL encoded by the exons ATGACGGCGGCCCGGATCAGCTCCTGCTGTGAGTACCGCTACGCTCCAGGCTTCCAGCAGGGCCGTGGGAGCTGCTTCCGACTCACGTGGCTGTCGGGGGGGATGCCCTGTTACAG ATGTACGAGTGTTCGTAACAAATCCAGCTCCTGTCAGCAGCTGAACCATGGCGCTAAAGAGAACTTCCGAGAACTTCCTCTGGACCAAACACTCagcaatg CAGGCGACGTGGGGTCGtgcccctcctcacctctgttCATCCCGGTCAAACCCGAGAAAGCTGCCAGGCCTAGGAGGAAACAGAGGAAGGAGGACGGCAGCAGCAGGTCCACAGACAGCCAAGCCAGCGCCGCAGTACGGCACAACAGGAAGCCCAAACGGCACCGAGGCCCGTCTGGTCAAAGAGACGACAGCAAGGAGAGCGGCGACAGGGGCCCGGGCTCACACAGGTCAGGAGAGCCAAGCGAGAGTGAGGGCCCAGCGCCATCCGTCCAGAAACTACAGAGCCCACAGAAGAAAACCAAGAAAGCCAAGAACCCCCAGAAAGACCACCAGGAGTCCAATAACCCAGTCACGGTCTCTG ATTCATTGCAGGATGAGGAAGCTCTGAGCAAGCAGAACGGCAAGAAGGAGAGGGATTTGGGATCAAATGAGAAAAGCAGAAGTGGGGAAAGACGGAGAGACTTCTATGAAGAGTGTGTGGAAATGAGCGCTGGGCTGGACCTGAGCCCAAACAAACAGACCCGCTTCAAGGCAAACA TCCTGGAGAGACGGCGTCTCCAGAAGAGGCTGACCTCGGGTCCCAACGCCACCAGCTCAGACGTGGAGCCCAGCGGGGCGAGTGACAGCCCTCCGGAGCCCGACACACACCCAGAAGCCCAGGCCACAGAGGACAAGCCAGGAGACGTCCCTGAGCAAGACCTGCAGACCCAG CTGAACGCCATGATGACAGTGCTGAACGGGTCGGACGAGGTGGAGCAGCTGGTTCTGAGGAACACGGGCCTGACGGATGAGCTCCTCCAGAGCCTGGCCCTGGGGCTGAAAACCAGCCCGTCCGAGGTCACTCTCCTCAACCTCAACCTCAACCACGTGGGCCCCTACGGCTCCCTGGTGCTCCTGGACCTGCTGAGAGCCAAGCCCCAGGTCAGGGCTCTCCT CTTGTTCGGCAACCAGCTCGGCGACTCGGGAGTTCTGACGTTGCTGAGCGGACTAGCGGAGCTACAGACGCAGGAGATGATCCAACCGGACCAGAACGTGACCTCTCACCCCgagttctcctccctccttgctTCCGGGGTCTCTGTCTACAACTTTGTGCTACTGGAGTTGGACCTGGGAGGAAATGGGCTGAGCAGTGATGGGCTGAAGGTGTTAGCCTCCTACATGAGACACTATTCCCAGCTGCAGTATCTGGGGCTGGCTCAGACCAGGGCGGGGGACCTGGAGGCGTGGGCAGAGCTGTTCCAGAGCATCAAGGGGAACACGTCCCTCTGTCACATCATCCTGGACGAGAGCGACCTGGGAGACGTGGGCGTCAGGCTGTTCGCGGACATGCTGATGGTGAACTGGAACGTGAGGAGGGTGGACCTGGACTGCAATGGCATCAGTGACGTCGGGGGTGGGGACCTCCTGACCGCGTTGCTCTGCCGAGGACAGGCCGCCCTCCACCACCTCAGTCTGGAGAGGAACCAGGTCAGCGAAGGACTGATGAGTCTCATACAACAGGAGGTCAGATGTCTTTGA
- the LOC124463575 gene encoding uncharacterized protein LOC124463575, which translates to MHETRVGGQELASTLASAQVSPERDGSKEQEISRRRGYHITCRPSVRIPGSWKYTSITSRHTGSQEMESRQRESQRHTRRHSKSLLQDLLSKGALAGHRDTPTPGELMRDAKTVQSIASIINGRSRLLLLESPDTVEVYKLPKAVAPPGGGRGDKPVYLPSIPVKASSLGSVRAPLSLSCPYLSSKRRASFSSTGSHRTGEYGKQSTLKALKEAKRSNVTVTMTYLGQGHPGSGSGSPADELKVLQQICGGENICVFKGLVKAGGAFSSICRPGA; encoded by the exons ATGCATGAGACCCGTGTCGGCGGGCAGGAGCTGGCGTCAACGCTGGCGTCTGCTCAGGTGTCACCGGAGCGCGACGGGAGCAAAGAACAGGAGATCAGCAGGCGGAGGGGGTATCACATCACCTGCCGTCCGTCTGTTCGGATACCTGGCAGTTGGAAGTACACCTCCATCACATCCAGACAC ACAGGATCCCAGGAGATGGAGTCACGTCAGAGGGAATCTCAGAGACACACCAGGAGGCACAGCAAGAGTCTGCTTCAGGATCTGCTGAGTAAGGGCGCCCTGGCCGGACACAGGGATACACCT actccAGGAGAGCTGATGAGAGATGCCAAGACGGTCCAGTCTATCGCCAGTATCATCAACGGCAGAAGCAGGCTCCTGCTCTTGGAGAGCCCCGACACTGTGGAGGTCTACAAG CTACCTAAAGCAGtggcgccccctggtggtggaAGAGGTGACAAGCCAGTTTACCTTCCGTCCATCCCAGTCAAGGCCTCCAGCCTGGGCTCGGTCAGAGCTCCTCTCAGCCTGTCCTGTCCGTACCTGAGCAGCAAGCGCAGagcttccttctcctccaccggCTCCCATAGGACTGGGGAGTACGGGAAACAG AGTACCCTGAAAGCACTGAAGGAGGCTAAGCGGTCCAACGTTACCGTGACGATGACCTACCTGGGGCAGGGTCACCCGGGGTCAGGGTCGGGCTCGCCGGCAGATGAGCTGAAGGTGCTCCAGCAGATCTGTGGAGGAGAGAACATCTGTGTCTTCAAGGGCTTGGTGAAAGCAGGAGGTGCCTTTTCTTCCATTTGTagaccaggggcgtag